The genomic region GGCGAAGACGGCGAGGTAGCGGACGTCGGACGGTGCGGAATCGGTCATGGCCTCAGGCTACCCGGCCGCCGCCACGGCGTCCGTGCGGACGACGACGTCGGCCAGGGCCCGCGGATCCTCCCGGGACACGTGCGCCCGCCACTGCGCGTCCCAGCGCTCCCACTCGACCGCGAAGGACTCGCCGTCGCGGGCGATGGCGCGGGCTCGGCGCACGGCGTCGTCGGCCTCCACCCAGATGCGGTGCGTGGCGCGGAGCGCGGCGGCGCGGGTCAGGGATCCGCAGCCCTCGACGACGAGCGGACGCGCCGGATCCAGGTCGTGCCACTCCGCGGGCGCGTCGGCGGTCCAGTCCCAGCGGCGCCACCGCGGTCGTCCGCCCGGGCGCATCTCGTCGACGACGTGGTGCTCGAGGTGCCGGGACGCCGCTTCGAGGCCGTCCCAGCCGGGGTAGACGTCGTCGAGCCGGAGGAGCTGCGCGCCCGGCGCCAGGTGCGCGGCAGCGTCGCCGTCGCGGACCAGGACGTCGGCGAGGGTCGACTTGCCGGAGCCGGACGGGCCGTCGACGAGGATCAGCGCCGGGCGCCGCTCCCCCGGATCACGCCGCAACGAAGTTCCATGTCCCGGCCGCGACGGCAGCCGCCACGGAGGAGACGGCGACGAGCACCGCGACGGATACGACGATCGCCTCGCGTCGGCCGACCACGCTGGGGCGGGCCCACGTGCGCGCGGTCGCGCCGCCGAAGCCGCGGGCCTCCATCGCGGTCGCCAGCTTGCTGCCGCGCCGGATCGACAGAACGAGGAGCGCGAAGGCCTGACCGGCGAACCGGCGGATCCGGCCGCGGTCGGCGACGCCGCGCGCGCGACGGGCCAGCTCGAGCGAGCGCCAGTCGTCGAGGAGCAGGCCCACGAGCCGCACGCCCGCGAGCGCCCCGAGGACGAAGCGGGACGGCAGTCGCCCGACCTGGGCGAGCCCGTCGGCGAGGTCCGTGGGATCCACGTTCGAGAAGAGGACGAGCGACGCGACGCCGATGGCCAGCACGCGCAGCGTGGTCGCGACCGCGAGCAGCACCGACCCCTCACTGACGACGACGAGCAGGAACTGGGCGTAGACGTCGCCCGACGTGCGTCCGTAGAGCAGGATCGTGAGGCCGGCGCTGGGCGCCGCGACCCAGATGGGGATGCTGCGCAGGAGGAACGCGCGCGGACGGAGGCCCGCGAACGGCAGGAGCAGCAGCTCGAGCAGCAGCGCCGCGCCCGCGGAGACCACGTCGAGGCTCAGCACGAGGACGAGCGTCAGCACGAGGGCGGCCGCGAGGCGGGCCACGGGGTTGACGGCGGCGAGGCCGGTGGCGCGGGCTGCAGGGATGACGACCGAGGGGGCGGCGCTCATCGCACGACCTCCAGGCGGGCGGCGGAGCCCGGGACGGCGTCGAGGCGGAGGACGTCGTCCGCGAGCGCCCGGACGAGGTCCGCGTCGTGGGTGACGGCGAGCACGCCGACGCCCTCCCGGTCGGCGAGGTCGGCGAGGAGCGCCACGAGCTCGGCCCAGGTGCGGGCGTCCTGCCCGAACGTCGGCTCGTCGAGGACGAGGAGGCGCGGCGCGGTCGCGAGGGCGGTCGCCACGGAGAGGCGCCGCTTCTCGCCGCCGGAGAGGGTGAACGGGTTCGCCTGCGCGAGGCCGTCGAGGCGCAGGCGGACGAGCAGCTCGTTGACCCGGCGGGCCGCGTCGGCGGGATCCGTGCCCACGGCCCGCGGGCCGACCTCGAGCTCGGCGCGCACGGTGCCGGCGAGGAACTGGTGCTCCGGGTCCTGGAAGACAGTGCCGATGCGGGCGGCGAGCTCGCGCGAGCGCCAGGCGGCCGGATCCGCGCCCAGGCCGTCCGCGAGGACGGCCTCCGCGACGACCCGGCCCGACAGCGCGGGCAGCAGGCCGCCCAGCGTCAGCGCGAGCGTGCTCTTGCCGCCGCCGTTCGGCCCGGTGAGGGCGGTGACGCGTCCCGAGGCGAGCGCGACGCCGTCTCCGTGCGCCACCGCGGTGCCGCGCGCCCCGCCCCGCCCCACGACGAGGCCGTCCGCGCAGAGGAGCGCCGCGGGTGCGGCTCGATCGCGCATCGGCGCGGCCGGCTCCCGGCCCGGCACCCAGACGCCCGCGGCCGCGAGGGACGCGCCCTGGTCGCGGAGCACGTCGTCGGGTGCCCCGTCGGCGAGGACCCCCCCGTCGGCCGCGAGCACGACGACCCGGTCGACGAGGTCCTGCCAGACGGCGACCCGGTGCTCGATGACGACGAGGGTGGCGCCGCTCACCTCGACCACGGACTCGACGGCGCGCCGCACCTCGCCGACGCCGTCGGGGTCGAGGTTCGCGGTCGGCTCGTCGAGCAGCAGGAGCCCGGGCCGCATCGCGAGCACCCCGGCGAGGGCGAGGCGCTGCTTCTGGCCGCCGGAGAGCGCGGTCGTGGAGCGGTCGAGGGCGACGTCGAGCCCGACCGCGTCGAGGGCGTCGCGCACGCGCACCCAGATCTCGTCGCGCGGGACGCCGAGGTTCTCGCAGCCGAACGCGACGTCGTCGCCGACGCGGGACAGGATCACCTGCGCGTCCGGGTCCTGCAGCACGAGGCCCGCGCGGCCGCGGCGGGCGGCCGGATCCTCCCCGTCGACGAGGAGGGTGCCGCGGGTCTCCCCCTCGTCGTCGCCGCCGAGGACGCCCGCGAGCGCGTGCATGAGCGTGGTCTTCCCCGCGCCGGACGCGCCGAGCAGCAGCACGCGCTCGCCCGGCTCGATCACGAGGTCGACGTCGCGGACCGCCCAGGCGCTCCGGCCGGCGTGCCGCCAGCCCCAGCCCTCGGCCCGGACGGACGCGCCGCCCGCCCGCTCGGCCGTCGCCTCCGGCCCGGCGAGCGGCACGCGCGCGGCGTCGATCGACGACGGGCGACGGCCCGGCCGCCGCACGGTCAGACGCGGGCCGCGGTGTCGCGGCCCGAGGCGAAGCGCGACAGCGCGCCGGTGCGGGCGAGCGCCCGGGCGACGAGCCACGAGAGCAGCCCCGCGATGACCGCGCCCGCGAGGAGGGCCGCGACCGTGTAGATCGTCGCGAATAGCGGTGTGGACCCCGGGTAGTAGGTGATGAGGTCGGTGACGGCCATGCCGAGCCCCGCGCCCATGCCCGCGAGCACGGCGACGTAGGCGCGCCAGTTCGCGTACAGGAAGACGAGGAGCACGAGCTCCGCGCCGAGGCCCTGCGTGAGGCCGGAGAGCAGCGTGCCGACGCCCCAGACGTTGCCCACGAGCATCGAGACGAACGCGGCCAGCAGCTCGCCGTAGAGGGCGGCGCCGGGCTTGCGGATCACGATGCCGGTGAGGACGCCGGCGAACAGCCAGCCGCCGCCCGCGAGCGCCTGCAGGCCGGGGAGCAG from Clavibacter michiganensis subsp. insidiosus harbors:
- a CDS encoding AAA family ATPase: MRRDPGERRPALILVDGPSGSGKSTLADVLVRDGDAAAHLAPGAQLLRLDDVYPGWDGLEAASRHLEHHVVDEMRPGGRPRWRRWDWTADAPAEWHDLDPARPLVVEGCGSLTRAAALRATHRIWVEADDAVRRARAIARDGESFAVEWERWDAQWRAHVSREDPRALADVVVRTDAVAAAG
- a CDS encoding energy-coupling factor transporter transmembrane component T family protein, with product MSAAPSVVIPAARATGLAAVNPVARLAAALVLTLVLVLSLDVVSAGAALLLELLLLPFAGLRPRAFLLRSIPIWVAAPSAGLTILLYGRTSGDVYAQFLLVVVSEGSVLLAVATTLRVLAIGVASLVLFSNVDPTDLADGLAQVGRLPSRFVLGALAGVRLVGLLLDDWRSLELARRARGVADRGRIRRFAGQAFALLVLSIRRGSKLATAMEARGFGGATARTWARPSVVGRREAIVVSVAVLVAVSSVAAAVAAGTWNFVAA
- a CDS encoding ABC transporter ATP-binding protein; protein product: MRRPGRRPSSIDAARVPLAGPEATAERAGGASVRAEGWGWRHAGRSAWAVRDVDLVIEPGERVLLLGASGAGKTTLMHALAGVLGGDDEGETRGTLLVDGEDPAARRGRAGLVLQDPDAQVILSRVGDDVAFGCENLGVPRDEIWVRVRDALDAVGLDVALDRSTTALSGGQKQRLALAGVLAMRPGLLLLDEPTANLDPDGVGEVRRAVESVVEVSGATLVVIEHRVAVWQDLVDRVVVLAADGGVLADGAPDDVLRDQGASLAAAGVWVPGREPAAPMRDRAAPAALLCADGLVVGRGGARGTAVAHGDGVALASGRVTALTGPNGGGKSTLALTLGGLLPALSGRVVAEAVLADGLGADPAAWRSRELAARIGTVFQDPEHQFLAGTVRAELEVGPRAVGTDPADAARRVNELLVRLRLDGLAQANPFTLSGGEKRRLSVATALATAPRLLVLDEPTFGQDARTWAELVALLADLADREGVGVLAVTHDADLVRALADDVLRLDAVPGSAARLEVVR
- a CDS encoding ECF transporter S component encodes the protein MTASPSSTASAASVDTGARTPRSGLRARWRVIDIVVASVLGVASGLVFVIWNTASVPVGSFFEPLLPGLQALAGGGWLFAGVLTGIVIRKPGAALYGELLAAFVSMLVGNVWGVGTLLSGLTQGLGAELVLLVFLYANWRAYVAVLAGMGAGLGMAVTDLITYYPGSTPLFATIYTVAALLAGAVIAGLLSWLVARALARTGALSRFASGRDTAARV